Genomic segment of Paenibacillus polymyxa:
TATTTTAAGGAGCAGGGGCATGTGGCCTTTCCGGTGGATGCCACAACTGGGACGGGACTAAAAGAAATTCCGATTCAGGCCAAGCTGCTGCTTAAGGAAAAGATAGATCGGCAGATTAGGAAGGGAATGAACCCGCGTCCTATGCGTGGGTTGATTGTTGGTATTCCGAATGTCGGCAAATCGACACTGATCAACCGAATGGCGGGACGTAATATTGCAGCTACGGGTGACCGTCCAGGGGTAACGAAGGCACAGCAGTGGATCAAGATTGGAGAAATTGAATTGCTGGATACACCAGGGATTCTATGGCCTAAATTTGAGGATCAGAATGTAGGCTATCGTCTGGCAGTTACAGGTGCGATCAAGGAAGAAATTCTGAATGTCGAGGATATTGCCTTTTTTGCGACTAAATATTTGGTTCAGTACTATTGGGACGCACTGGCAGAGCGCTTTGAGCTCACCGAACGTCCTGAAGATACAGAAAATCCTGATGAAATTGTCAACGTCATGGAAGCGATCGGACGTAAACGTGGCTGTATTGTTAGCGGCGGACGTGTGGATCTCGAAAAGGCGTCAAAAATCATTTTGCGTGAGCTGCGTGCAGGGAAGCTGGGACGGTTCAGTTTGGAAGCTCCTTACTGATTCTACTGGTACACCGATAGAGAACATAGCATTTTGTGGCAAGGAAGAACCTTCCCCATCTCTCCGGAGAGGAGGAAGGTTTTTTTGGTATTTGAAGGCAGTTAGAAAAGGGTTTTGAACGATGAAGGTCTGTGGTAAGCTGAATTCAATCGCTAGAGCTACGGCATGAATGACGCGTTAAACTACATATAGATGGGCAGGTATTGAATATGGAAGATAAAGAGAATGTAGTGAAGGACATGCTACATTATGAAAAAAAATGCTGGGAGCAGTCTTGTGAGCGGATTGCAGGTATTGACGAGGTAGGTCGTGGATGCCTGTTTGGTGATGTTGTGGCCGCAGCAGTCATTTTACCAGTGGGTGAGTTACTGGAAGGTGTGGATGATTCCAAAAAATTGACGGACAAGAAGAGAGAAGCATACTACGAGCTAATTATGGAAAAGGCCATTGCAGTAGGAGTTGGCTATGTAGACGCGCAGACGATTGATGATATCAATATTAAGCAAGCAGCTCGTTTGGCTATGAAGCAGGCTATTGAGGCTTTACATGTGTCTCCTGATTATTTACTGGTGGATGCAGAAAAGGTAGATGTGCCTATTCCTCAACTCTCAATTATTAAAGGAGATGCCAACAGTCAGTCTATTGCGGCGGCCTCTATCATCGCCAAGGTAACCCGTGATCGGCTGTGCAAAGGTGAATGGGATGCGAAGTATCCGGAATATGGGATCGGTATACATAAAGGTTACGCTACCAAGTTACACAGGGAACAAATTTTGGCGCTAGGACCTACAAAGATGCATAGACGCAGCTTTCTGGGCAATTTGTTGACGGAGCAACCGACGCTGTTTGATCTGTAGTTACTTATTATGAATCGGGATAATGCCGATATAAAGCATAACTAATACCATAAGCCCCTTTGAATGGGGGAGAGTGAGAGGAGGGGCGATATGAACATCGGATCTGTATTTCGTGGATTACTTGGAGATGTGAAGGCTGGAGAGGCTAAAAAACTTGATATGCAGCCAGGTCAGGTTGTACGAGGAGTCGTGCTAAAGGTGTCTGAGGACGGCAGCGAAGCTGTGTTGCAAATACAAGGTTCTCAGGTCAGGGCAAAGCTGGAGACCCCTCTTCAACCTGGACAGACTACAACGTTTCAGGTTCAACCGGCTTCCCCCAGCGGAATGACGGTGCTTAAGCCTCTGAACGATGTGGCCAATACACCACAGCAAACCGTAGCGCTGACAGATGTATTGGAATCGGTGGGACTGCCGGATACAGCTCAGAACAGGGAGCTTATACAGGCAATGCAAAAGAACGGTGTGCCGTTGACATCGGAAAATGCTGCGTCTTTGCGAGAAGCTATGGCGAAGCAAAGCGGCAATGTACAATTGGGAACGTTTGTACAGGCGGCGGCAGTTGCCTTTCAGCGGGGACTTCCATTGACGGCAGAAAGCATAAACGGATTGCGTCAAGCGATGTTTGGGCCTCCTTTAAATGATCTGTTGTCTTCGCTGGAGCAAGAGCTTGAAGCGGTATTAAAGCAGCAAGGACAGGGAATATCCACTGACCGTTCAGTGGGGGAATCAACAGCTATAAAGAGCGCTGATCGAATGCCTGCTAGCCCAACAGGTGCTTCTTCCGGGGTGGTTGTAGATGGACAGGAAGGCCAAGCTCCCATACTATCCAAGGATGCTTCTACCGCTGCAAAGCAGGCAGAAGCTGGACAAACCACAGGCGGCAAGGAATTGTTAAAAGGGACTCAAGCAGCCAACCTTGCTGCTGCAGTGAGTGAAGCGAGTGCTTTAGCAACAGATTCAGATACTGTGACGGGAGCTACATCTGCAGCCAAAGGGACTGCTCCAGGAGAAGCGGAGACAGTCAATGGACGCGGAGCGACAGTGGCATCGGAAGCTAGCGTGAATGCTCCAGAATCGGGTGCTGATGCATTAAACGGTCCTCGCACCAGAGTGGAGCAGTCACAGCAAACTACTGCGGCAAGCACACAGCTTAAGGATGCGGATGGCGCTCCAGCAACTGCCACGGCAGAGCCTGCGGGGGCAAAGACAGCCTTAACCGCGGCCACGGCTGACCGTCCCACCGCACAGCAGGCTGGTAGCTCTATGCCGCAGCAATCCACGGCAGGTAACACTGCCGCGTCAGAGGTGACGCTTCAGCGGCTGCGCACGTTGCTGCAAGAGCTACGCGCGGCGGTGCCGCCCGCACTGAGCATGGCTGCGCCGGAGCAGCCCGCAACGGAAGTGGCGCAGCCAATGGCTGGCGCCTCGCGGGCCGCAGACGCCGCTGCGTCGCAGCCTGCGGCGTCCAGCCCGCAGCTCACCCCCACGGAGGACCCGTGGGTGGGCCGCGTACTGAAGCTGCTCGGTGCAGAGCACGAGCAGCAAGTACACCGCGCGACTACACAGGTCGCGCAAGGGGCGGCGGCACGTATGGAGCCGCCAGAGGGAATGCCCCAGACGCTGCCGGGATTAGCGGCTGCGTCTGGGGACACGGTGTCAGCAGACGCAGACACCGTAAAAGGGGCGCTGCTCCAGCTGATGAGCAGTGACGATCTGCCGCCCGCTTTGAAAGAGGCGGCTCAGCAGGTTGTACAGCACCTGACAGGTCAGCAGTTGCTACTCAATACAGACCGAACGGCGCCTTTTGCCCAAGTACACATGTTTATACCGTTCGTTGGACCGGACGGTCGTGAAACAGCTACGATCCAGATTCAGTCCCGCCGCGGCAAACGTGGAGAGCTGGACGCCTCCAACTGTCGTCTTTGGTTTGATTTGGACATGAAGGGACTTGGAGCGACCCTGGTAGATGTCCAGGTTGTAGATCGGATTGTAAGTGTTAAGCTCCATAATGATCATGAATGGGCGGCTTCGTTGTTAACCAGTGGGCGTGAGTCCATTCACACAGCGTTGGAGTCACTAGGATACCAACTTCTATCGCTTCGTACCGAGCCTATGCCCATAAGGACTGAACAGAACAGTCTCGTCTCTTCTGAAGTACAAAGCTATGTGCCTCAGCCGTATAAAGGAGTCGATCTTAAAATATGAAAGAGCCGTTGGAACCTCCTTCTCCTTCCATAAAGAAGGCGGTCGCCCTTAAATATACGCCTGGTGAGAGCGAAGCACCGATTGTCGTTGCCAAAGGGAGCGGCCGTATTGCGGATAGCATTTTAGAAAAAGCTAAAGAACATGGTGTTCCAGTACAGGAGGATGCCGCGCTGGTTGAAGTACTATCCAAACTCGATTTGGACGAACAAATTCCTGCTGAGCTCTATCAGTTGGTGGCAGAGGTGCTTACCTATATATATCAAATGGATAGGCTTGCATCAAGGGATGACTGGTGATGTCGAATGAAATGAAGGCTGGAGGCAAGGATCAACGGAAAGCCAAAGGAGCGATGGGCGAAGAGGCAGCGGCTTTGTTTTTAGAAAACTTGGGTTACCGTATCATAGAGCGTAATTGGCGATGCCGCAGTGGTGAAATAGATCTGATTGCCAAGCAGGAGCATACACTCGTGTTTATTGAGGTACGTAGTCGAAGTAGCTCCAAGTATGGAACGCCAGCAGAATCAGTTACTGCGCGTAAAATAGCCCAAGTTCGCCAAACAGCCGCTGTATATTTGCACATGAACGGGATTGGAGAAGCTCCAATCCGCTTTGACATGATTTCTGTACAATTAACTGACGAAAAGGCAGTTGTTACGGACCATTTAATAGGCGCATTTTAAACGAGTAAGAGCTTATTCAAAGGTAAGAGTGCGGGACTGAATTCATATGTGCAGGTTGACAGGAAGGAAAGCTACAGGTATATTTTATTGAGAATAGTTATCATTTTCATCTTAAAATGAATATCTAGAAGTTGTACCTGTGAAGGAGGATTTACGTGACAAAGCATACCTTTAGTGAACATGTCATAGATGTAATTCAGGAACGCCGGACGATTAAACGATTTAAATCCGACTCCATCCCGGTAGATACGATCAAAGAACTGCTGGACGTCGCTGTGTGGGCTCCTAATCATAAAATGCGTGAACCGTGGCGTTTTCTGTTGTTTGCTGGTGAAGGACGGAAAAAGCTTGCAAAAGCAATTGCAGCCGATATTGGTAAGGACAACAAGTTTGAGAGCGGCATTTTGCACAACCCGATCCAGCTTTTAGTAGTATTGGAAGAAGACCCGCGTCAAGCGGTTTGGGATGAGGATTTTGCAGCGGTCAGCGCGCTTGTACAAAACTTTATGCTTGCCGCATGGAGCAAAGGAATCGGAACGTTTTGGGTGACAAAGCCATTTTTGTATTCGCCTAAGTTCCGTGAGCACTTGGGAATTCAACCGGGTGAGAAGGTAATAGGAATGATATATGCAGGCTATCCTGACGTTATCCCAGAATCAAGACCACGTACTCCGGCAGCCGATAAGCTGACCTTGTTTGACAAATAATCTGTCGTCAGATAAACTTAGTCAAGAATTTTGAAAGCATGGTTCGGAGCTAAAATTTCGAACATCACATTTGCAAAGAATGAAAATTTGGAAGCACCTTTTTTCATATATGCAATGATTCCCGAGAGGGAGCATTCCAATATGAGGAGAGGTGCTTTTTGATATGTATGGAAAATTACACGGAGCTTGTTTGTATGGAATAGATGGCGTTCTGATTGAAGTTGAGACTGATTTGTCCAATGGCTTGCCTCAGACAGCGATTATAGGATTGCCGGATTCGGCGATTCGAGAGGCAGTGGAGCGTGTCAGAGCAGCAATCAAAAACTGTGGCTTTAAATATCCGTCCCAGCGTGTCACGATTAATTTAGCTCCTGCTGATTTGCGTAAGGAAGGTTCATCTTTTGACCTTGCTATCGCTTTAGGGTTGCTGACAACCAGTGAACAGGTCGTTTTACCCGCGGGAGAACGGACGTTGTTTATTGGCGAGCTGGCGCTGGATGGCAGTATTCGCCCTGTGAATGGGGTACTGTCCATGGTTGATCTGGCCAAGCGAGAAGGATTCAACTCCGTGCTGCTTCCCCAGGAAAACGCAAGCGAGGCTCGTCTGATTACGGGTATACGTATTTACGCTATACGGCATCTAGCAGATCTTATTCCGATTGAAGATCGTGCACATGGCACTGTTGATAGCCCAGCGACAAATCAGAGTTGTACTGCCAGTAAACAAGTCATGATCTGTTCCTATGACCATTTACCTCAGGCAGAGCATATACCGTTGTGTGAAAAAGAAGGGATAACTAGCAACATGGAGGATTACAGCGATGTGTTGGGTCAGCTGCACGCCAAGCGTGCGTTAGTCATCGCTGCAGCCGGAATGCATAATATCCTGCTTATGGGACCGCCGGGGGCTGGGAAAACAATGCTCATCCGCAGATTGCCATCTATCCTTCCGCCTTTGACTGAAAAGGAGGCGCTTGAAGTCACCAAAGTATACAGCGCTGCCGGGAAGTGGAAGGAGTCATCCCCTCATCTGATGAATATTCGTCCCTTCCGTTCGCCTCATCATACGATCTCTGCTGCTGGTTTGGTGGGTGGGGGAGGTATACCCAAACCAGGAGAAATCAGTCTTGCACACCGGGGGATTTTATTTCTGGATGAGTTGCCTGAGTTTAGCCGTCATGTACTAGAAGTGCTGCGTCAACCTTTGGAAGACCACAATGTTACGATCAGTCGTTCACGTGCTGTTTTTAAGTATCCGGCGCATTTTTTACTTGCTGCCTCTTTAAATCCGTGTCACTGTGGCTTTTTCGGAAATGACACGGAACATCAGCGCTGTACCTGTTCACCTGCAGCAGTAGCCCGCTACCGTTCACGTATTTCTGGTCCACTGCTGGATCGGATCGATCTTCAGCTTGAAGTATCGCAGCCGAAGGATTGGCGGGAGGAAAAAGAATCATTGTCGTCCGCTGAAATGCGAAGGCAGGTGCTGGCTGCTCAAGCGATACAAATCCACAGATACAGCAAGC
This window contains:
- a CDS encoding nitroreductase family protein; this encodes MTKHTFSEHVIDVIQERRTIKRFKSDSIPVDTIKELLDVAVWAPNHKMREPWRFLLFAGEGRKKLAKAIAADIGKDNKFESGILHNPIQLLVVLEEDPRQAVWDEDFAAVSALVQNFMLAAWSKGIGTFWVTKPFLYSPKFREHLGIQPGEKVIGMIYAGYPDVIPESRPRTPAADKLTLFDK
- a CDS encoding YraN family protein translates to MSNEMKAGGKDQRKAKGAMGEEAAALFLENLGYRIIERNWRCRSGEIDLIAKQEHTLVFIEVRSRSSSKYGTPAESVTARKIAQVRQTAAVYLHMNGIGEAPIRFDMISVQLTDEKAVVTDHLIGAF
- a CDS encoding DNA ligase, with translation MNIGSVFRGLLGDVKAGEAKKLDMQPGQVVRGVVLKVSEDGSEAVLQIQGSQVRAKLETPLQPGQTTTFQVQPASPSGMTVLKPLNDVANTPQQTVALTDVLESVGLPDTAQNRELIQAMQKNGVPLTSENAASLREAMAKQSGNVQLGTFVQAAAVAFQRGLPLTAESINGLRQAMFGPPLNDLLSSLEQELEAVLKQQGQGISTDRSVGESTAIKSADRMPASPTGASSGVVVDGQEGQAPILSKDASTAAKQAEAGQTTGGKELLKGTQAANLAAAVSEASALATDSDTVTGATSAAKGTAPGEAETVNGRGATVASEASVNAPESGADALNGPRTRVEQSQQTTAASTQLKDADGAPATATAEPAGAKTALTAATADRPTAQQAGSSMPQQSTAGNTAASEVTLQRLRTLLQELRAAVPPALSMAAPEQPATEVAQPMAGASRAADAAASQPAASSPQLTPTEDPWVGRVLKLLGAEHEQQVHRATTQVAQGAAARMEPPEGMPQTLPGLAAASGDTVSADADTVKGALLQLMSSDDLPPALKEAAQQVVQHLTGQQLLLNTDRTAPFAQVHMFIPFVGPDGRETATIQIQSRRGKRGELDASNCRLWFDLDMKGLGATLVDVQVVDRIVSVKLHNDHEWAASLLTSGRESIHTALESLGYQLLSLRTEPMPIRTEQNSLVSSEVQSYVPQPYKGVDLKI
- the ylqF gene encoding ribosome biogenesis GTPase YlqF, encoding MTIQWFPGHMTRARRQIEAKLKLIDLVIELIDARLPLSSRNPMIDDILQGKPRMIILNKADLADPVVSQQWIAYFKEQGHVAFPVDATTGTGLKEIPIQAKLLLKEKIDRQIRKGMNPRPMRGLIVGIPNVGKSTLINRMAGRNIAATGDRPGVTKAQQWIKIGEIELLDTPGILWPKFEDQNVGYRLAVTGAIKEEILNVEDIAFFATKYLVQYYWDALAERFELTERPEDTENPDEIVNVMEAIGRKRGCIVSGGRVDLEKASKIILRELRAGKLGRFSLEAPY
- a CDS encoding ribonuclease HII, yielding MEDKENVVKDMLHYEKKCWEQSCERIAGIDEVGRGCLFGDVVAAAVILPVGELLEGVDDSKKLTDKKREAYYELIMEKAIAVGVGYVDAQTIDDINIKQAARLAMKQAIEALHVSPDYLLVDAEKVDVPIPQLSIIKGDANSQSIAAASIIAKVTRDRLCKGEWDAKYPEYGIGIHKGYATKLHREQILALGPTKMHRRSFLGNLLTEQPTLFDL
- a CDS encoding YifB family Mg chelatase-like AAA ATPase — encoded protein: MYGKLHGACLYGIDGVLIEVETDLSNGLPQTAIIGLPDSAIREAVERVRAAIKNCGFKYPSQRVTINLAPADLRKEGSSFDLAIALGLLTTSEQVVLPAGERTLFIGELALDGSIRPVNGVLSMVDLAKREGFNSVLLPQENASEARLITGIRIYAIRHLADLIPIEDRAHGTVDSPATNQSCTASKQVMICSYDHLPQAEHIPLCEKEGITSNMEDYSDVLGQLHAKRALVIAAAGMHNILLMGPPGAGKTMLIRRLPSILPPLTEKEALEVTKVYSAAGKWKESSPHLMNIRPFRSPHHTISAAGLVGGGGIPKPGEISLAHRGILFLDELPEFSRHVLEVLRQPLEDHNVTISRSRAVFKYPAHFLLAASLNPCHCGFFGNDTEHQRCTCSPAAVARYRSRISGPLLDRIDLQLEVSQPKDWREEKESLSSAEMRRQVLAAQAIQIHRYSKLPFSWNSELSGQMLRKYAVLEKNAAELLDQTMDALGLSMRAYDRILKLSRTIADLHDSEKILTSHVAEAIQYRHMDRANASFHES
- a CDS encoding EscU/YscU/HrcU family type III secretion system export apparatus switch protein, giving the protein MKEPLEPPSPSIKKAVALKYTPGESEAPIVVAKGSGRIADSILEKAKEHGVPVQEDAALVEVLSKLDLDEQIPAELYQLVAEVLTYIYQMDRLASRDDW